A window of Synechococcus sp. WH 8109 genomic DNA:
CCCTTGAACACGACATCACCCTCAGTAGGAGCAGTCTTGCCGGTGATCACATCGAGGAAGGTGGTCTTACCAGCGCCATTCGGGCCGATGACCGCGCGCAACTCCCCTGGCTGAAGACTGAGGTTCAGATCGCGGAGCGCCAAAAAGCCATCAAAACTGACGGTGATTTGGCGCAATTCCAATAAAGCCGAACTCATGATTGAACCTCTTCCTGACCTTCAAGATCGAGACGTGGATAGGTCTCACTCCGACGGGAAATGCCGAATCGGTTGAGCCAATTGCGAGGGCCATCACCTCGGAACCAACCAATGACGCCCTCAGGCAAGGCGGTCACCACAAGGATGAACAGGCCCCCTTGGATGAACAGCCAGCCCTGGGGGAGCGCTTCGCTCACCAAACTCTTGGCGTAGTTGATGACCACGGCGCCAAGAATGGCTCCCACAAGCGTGCCTCGACCACCCACCGCAACCCAGATCACCATCTCAATTGAGAAGGGAACTGTCATGTACTGCGGCGAAACAATTCCCGACTGAACGGTGTAGAGCGCACCACCGATTCCTGCCAAACCACCAGCGATAGCGAAGACGATCGTCTTAAACAGAGTTGGGTTGTAACCCGCAAAGCGCAGCCGGGGTTCGTCATCGCGAATGGCTATCAACACATCACCGAACCGGCCCCGCACCACCCAGCGCAGAAACAGCCAGGCCAGGATCACCACAACAGAGGTCAACCAGAAGAAACCCCGCTGCATCTCGGGGGAGCCCACCATCTGACCGAACAACTGGGTCACATCGGTTTTAAGACCGTTGGTGCCATTAATCAGCTTCTGCTGTCCGTTGAAGAAATTGAAGAAAACGAGCAGGGCGGCCTGGGTGAGGATCGAGAAGTAGACCCCCTTGATCCGGTTGCGAAACACCAGGTTGCCGAGCACAGCGGCCAGGACGGCTGGTACCAGCCAAATCGCCACCAGGGTGAACAACGGGGAATGGAACGGCTCCCAGAAAGCGGGCAACCGATTCACGCCATAGAGGCCGAAGAACTCGGGAATGCCGTTGGGAAGATCACCCGAGCTGTTGAGCTGCAGGTACATGGCTGCCACGTAGCCGCCAAGGGCAAAAAAGATGCCCTGGCCGAGGCTGAGCAGACCGGTGAAGCCCCAGATCAAGTCGATGCCCAGGGCAACGATCGCCAGGGAGAGAAAGCGACCCAACAAATTCAGCCGAAACACCGGCAGAACAGAAGGCGCAGCAACGATGGCCGCAACGATCACCACCCAAAGGATGATCAAAGGCCAACGGCGTTGTTGAAATGCTTGGAACATCAGATCAAGCCTCCACCATGCGTCCCTTCTGCGGGAACAGACCCGCGGGACGGAATTGAAGGAACACCACGATCAGAGCGAACACCATCACTTGAGCCATGCTCGTGGTGGCAAAGAAATTCACCGCACCGGCCAGAGGAGCCGGCATGTCAGGCCAAATCGTCAGCAGGCGGCCGGCGCCGATCAGGTCGGTGAGCAGGCCGATGGCGAAGGAGGCGAGCACGGTGCCCAACAGGTTTCCGACGCCACCGAGCACCACCACCATGAAGCAGCCCACGATGTAAGACCCGCCCACATTGGGGCCCACCGAACCCAGCAGGGAAACAGCAACCCCCGCCACCCCG
This region includes:
- the urtC gene encoding urea ABC transporter permease subunit UrtC; its protein translation is MFQAFQQRRWPLIILWVVIVAAIVAAPSVLPVFRLNLLGRFLSLAIVALGIDLIWGFTGLLSLGQGIFFALGGYVAAMYLQLNSSGDLPNGIPEFFGLYGVNRLPAFWEPFHSPLFTLVAIWLVPAVLAAVLGNLVFRNRIKGVYFSILTQAALLVFFNFFNGQQKLINGTNGLKTDVTQLFGQMVGSPEMQRGFFWLTSVVVILAWLFLRWVVRGRFGDVLIAIRDDEPRLRFAGYNPTLFKTIVFAIAGGLAGIGGALYTVQSGIVSPQYMTVPFSIEMVIWVAVGGRGTLVGAILGAVVINYAKSLVSEALPQGWLFIQGGLFILVVTALPEGVIGWFRGDGPRNWLNRFGISRRSETYPRLDLEGQEEVQS